The genomic interval GCGTGCCGGTTGTACGGATCGTCGGCCAGGACAATGTCCGGCTGCACCATGACCGCGCCCGCCGCGCCCGCCGGCCGGTCGAGCACCATGCGCGGCACCAGCAGTTCCAGTCCGGTATGGGGCAGGGTGCGGCTCTGCAGGCCGCCGCTCTGGCGCGCGCGTGCATAGCCGCCGGTGCCGACGAGCTTGCCGAACCCGAAATCCTGCATGACGTTACTGAACAGCACCGCTGACGAGTAGGTCATGCCGCCCACCAGCACATAGACCCGGCCGCCGAAGCGCAGCGGATTGCCCGGCTCGGGCTGCTCCCACTTGTCGTAGTTCGCCTGGACGATGTCGCCCTCGCGTTCCGTCTCGCTGCCCCGGCCCGGCAACACCTTCTTTATATAGGCCGAGGTGTGGCGGTAGGGCGTGGTGGCGATATACGGCAAGATGCCCCGTTTCCACAGTTCGTCGTCGCCACCGCCGTTCTCGCGCACATCGATCAGCAGGGTCGTCGTGCCCGCTTCACGCATGCGCGCAAACGCCGCGGCGGTAAAGGCATGGAACTTTTCCGGATCCGGCCACAGGAACTGGTTGATGGTCAGCAGGGCGGCACGCTTGCCCAGCAGCTCGAAACGGAAGACCTGGTCGAAGTCCGCGGCGCGCGTGCCGACGACAGCTTCGGGCCGTGCCCGGCTTGCTGCGAGGGTCAGCGGTTTGCCGTCGATCGACAGGGTAAAGCGGGCCGGCGCGCCGTGGTGCTTCCAGTAGAAGAACCACCAGCGCCGCGACATCAGCTCGGCCCGGAATTGCGGCGTGTCGCCATGCGCCAGTTGCAGCAGCTTCGGCGCAAGCTGCGCCACGGGCACGCCATTGATGCGCTCGATCCGTCGTCCCGCCAGCGCGCTGCTTTTGCCGCCCAGTTCGGAACGGACGAACAGCTTGCCTTCCGGCGTCACCCGCACCTCGAAGGGGAAGAAGGCGCCGCCCGAGGCCAGGAACGCTTCGGCCTGGGTGCGCCACTCCGGCTGCACCACGGCAAAGTGGGCATCGGCGAAGGGGGGATTGAGCCGGGCCAGTACACGCCAGGCTTCGTCGCGGCCCATCGGTACGGACAAGTCCCGCCGTGCGGTGTCCAGCACC from Massilia sp. Se16.2.3 carries:
- a CDS encoding S41 family peptidase; amino-acid sequence: MRLPFPLLIAGLLASAAVHAAEPEFTVEQLQQDVAFIRKTIDEIHPQPESSIPREQLDAVLDTARRDLSVPMGRDEAWRVLARLNPPFADAHFAVVQPEWRTQAEAFLASGGAFFPFEVRVTPEGKLFVRSELGGKSSALAGRRIERINGVPVAQLAPKLLQLAHGDTPQFRAELMSRRWWFFYWKHHGAPARFTLSIDGKPLTLAASRARPEAVVGTRAADFDQVFRFELLGKRAALLTINQFLWPDPEKFHAFTAAAFARMREAGTTTLLIDVRENGGGDDELWKRGILPYIATTPYRHTSAYIKKVLPGRGSETEREGDIVQANYDKWEQPEPGNPLRFGGRVYVLVGGMTYSSAVLFSNVMQDFGFGKLVGTGGYARARQSGGLQSRTLPHTGLELLVPRMVLDRPAGAAGAVMVQPDIVLADDPYNRHALVEALLRREGEPPAQAR